From Leisingera sp. NJS204, one genomic window encodes:
- a CDS encoding formate/nitrite transporter family protein: MSYLKPHELAEAMVEAGASKVGLSAKDTLIRAYMAGAILALAAGFAVTVTVNTGNPLIGALLFPVGFCMLSLLGFDLLTGVFTLVPFAVLTNRPGCTPRAMLRTWALVFAGNFLGAMTTAIFMATILTMGFTQEAGDVGQKLRTIGEARTLGYAEAGLGGMTTLFIRAVMCNWMVSTGVVAAIMSTSVSGKVIAMWMPILIFFYLGFEHSVVNMFLFPAGLLLGAGFTWADYLLYNEIPTVLGNLAGGITFVGATIYSTYYRHNGTSPETAVDAPLENV, encoded by the coding sequence ATGTCATATCTCAAACCGCATGAACTTGCCGAGGCGATGGTCGAAGCCGGCGCCTCCAAGGTCGGCCTGTCCGCTAAGGACACGTTGATCCGGGCCTATATGGCGGGGGCGATCCTGGCCCTGGCCGCCGGGTTTGCAGTGACCGTCACCGTCAACACCGGCAACCCGCTGATCGGTGCGCTGCTGTTCCCGGTTGGTTTCTGCATGCTCAGCCTGCTGGGGTTCGATCTGCTGACCGGCGTCTTTACCCTGGTGCCCTTTGCAGTGCTGACCAACCGTCCGGGCTGCACCCCGCGCGCCATGCTGCGCACCTGGGCACTGGTCTTTGCCGGAAACTTCCTGGGTGCCATGACAACAGCCATCTTCATGGCGACGATCCTGACCATGGGTTTCACCCAGGAAGCCGGCGACGTCGGGCAGAAACTGCGCACCATCGGTGAAGCCCGGACACTGGGCTATGCCGAGGCCGGGCTGGGCGGCATGACAACCCTGTTTATCCGGGCCGTGATGTGCAACTGGATGGTCTCGACCGGCGTGGTTGCCGCGATCATGTCGACCAGCGTCTCGGGCAAGGTGATCGCGATGTGGATGCCGATCCTGATATTCTTCTATCTCGGGTTCGAGCATTCGGTGGTGAACATGTTCCTGTTTCCCGCCGGGCTGCTGCTGGGGGCCGGTTTCACCTGGGCTGATTACCTGCTCTACAATGAGATCCCCACCGTGCTGGGAAATCTTGCCGGGGGCATCACCTTTGTCGGGGCAACGATCTATTCGACCTACTACCGCCACAACGGAACCAGCCCCGAAACGGCAGTGGATGCCCCGCTGGAGAATGTCTGA
- a CDS encoding RidA family protein gives MIERIETGPRMSKIVKHSGVAYLCGQVGDGADVAEQTRDCLSRVEALLAKAGSSPQQILQAIVWLSDMKDFAGMNAVWDAWVPQGHAPARACGEARLARPDLKVEIIVTAAC, from the coding sequence GTGATCGAACGGATTGAAACCGGCCCCCGCATGAGCAAGATCGTGAAGCACAGCGGCGTGGCCTATCTTTGCGGTCAGGTCGGGGACGGCGCAGACGTGGCCGAACAGACCCGCGACTGCCTGTCCCGGGTCGAGGCGCTGCTGGCAAAGGCCGGCTCCTCGCCGCAGCAGATCCTGCAGGCGATTGTCTGGCTCTCCGACATGAAGGACTTTGCCGGGATGAATGCGGTCTGGGACGCCTGGGTGCCGCAAGGCCACGCCCCGGCCCGGGCCTGCGGCGAGGCGCGGCTGGCGCGGCCGGATCTGAAGGTGGAAATCATCGTGACTGCCGCCTGCTGA
- a CDS encoding FAD/NAD(P)-dependent oxidoreductase: MQHCDLAIIGAGPAGMAAAAEAAQQGLSVILLDEQNRPGGQIYRDVDRAAGLRGAILGQEYLHGATLTAGLGQSGISHISGAIVWAIEDGLRISFTRQGRGDQIQADRVILATGALERPMPVPGWTLPGVMTAGAAQILLKQSGVLPRRAVLAGSGPLLYLIAAQMVRAGMPPLALVETQTGISLMASARHLPGALRGWRYLLKGLKMLAEIKRAGVPRYTGATGITVQGSTQAEAVAFRSKGRDHRIDCDTALLHHGVVPNTQAARSINVPHVWSQAQQCFVPEVGTWGESAKQGVLIAGDGAGIGGALAAEFAGRTAALKAAEELGRITAQERDRLAAPLLSRRSRETAVRPFLDAAYPPYSAALQPADSTIVCRCEEVTAGDIRSYAKLGCLGPNQAKAFGRAGMGPCQGRYCGPAVTALLAEANGQTPDETGYYRIRPPIKPVTLGELAAMDDPSATAAE, from the coding sequence ATGCAACACTGTGACCTGGCAATCATCGGCGCCGGCCCTGCCGGTATGGCTGCAGCTGCCGAGGCCGCGCAGCAGGGCCTGAGTGTGATCCTGCTGGACGAGCAGAACCGCCCCGGCGGGCAGATCTACCGCGACGTCGACCGCGCTGCCGGGTTGCGCGGCGCCATCCTGGGGCAGGAGTATCTGCATGGGGCTACCCTGACGGCGGGCCTTGGCCAGTCGGGGATCAGCCATATCTCCGGCGCCATCGTCTGGGCCATCGAGGACGGCTTGCGCATTTCTTTCACCCGCCAGGGGCGCGGCGATCAGATCCAAGCAGACCGTGTGATCCTGGCCACCGGCGCGCTGGAGCGTCCGATGCCGGTGCCCGGCTGGACCCTGCCCGGTGTGATGACGGCAGGCGCCGCGCAGATCCTGCTGAAGCAATCCGGCGTTCTGCCGCGCCGCGCCGTGCTCGCCGGCAGCGGTCCGCTGCTCTACCTGATCGCGGCGCAGATGGTGCGCGCAGGCATGCCGCCGCTGGCGCTGGTCGAAACCCAGACTGGCATCAGCCTGATGGCATCAGCCCGCCACCTTCCCGGCGCGCTGCGCGGCTGGCGGTATTTGCTCAAAGGCTTGAAAATGCTGGCAGAAATAAAGCGTGCAGGCGTGCCCCGCTATACCGGCGCAACCGGGATCACGGTTCAGGGCAGCACCCAGGCCGAGGCGGTGGCATTCCGCAGTAAAGGGCGCGATCACCGCATCGACTGCGACACAGCCCTGCTGCATCACGGGGTGGTGCCGAACACCCAGGCCGCCCGCTCGATCAATGTGCCGCATGTCTGGTCGCAAGCGCAGCAGTGTTTTGTGCCCGAGGTCGGGACATGGGGCGAGTCCGCCAAGCAAGGCGTGCTGATCGCCGGCGACGGCGCCGGCATCGGCGGCGCCCTGGCCGCTGAATTCGCGGGCCGTACCGCAGCCCTGAAAGCGGCAGAGGAACTGGGCCGGATCACCGCGCAGGAGCGCGACAGGCTTGCCGCGCCGCTGCTCAGCCGGCGCAGCCGGGAGACCGCGGTGCGGCCGTTTCTGGATGCGGCCTATCCGCCCTACAGTGCGGCTTTGCAGCCTGCGGACAGCACCATTGTCTGCCGCTGCGAGGAAGTCACGGCAGGTGACATCCGCAGCTATGCCAAGCTTGGCTGTCTTGGACCAAACCAGGCCAAGGCCTTTGGCCGCGCCGGTATGGGGCCATGCCAGGGCCGCTATTGCGGGCCGGCCGTGACCGCGCTTCTGGCCGAGGCCAACGGGCAGACCCCGGATGAAACGGGTTACTACCGCATCCGCCCGCCGATCAAACCCGTAACACTGGGCGAATTGGCTGCGATGGACGACCCATCCGCCACTGCCGCTGAATAG
- a CDS encoding (2Fe-2S)-binding protein — MKTDSAFLELQDNAPRVRVWFDGQPLDLPAGANLAAALLAAGVRVFRHTPVSGAPRAPFCMMGACFECLVETGGGVRQACMLEVEEGMKISRPHEAEAGDATL, encoded by the coding sequence GTGAAGACCGATTCCGCGTTTCTTGAGCTGCAGGACAACGCCCCCCGCGTGCGGGTCTGGTTCGACGGCCAGCCGCTGGACCTGCCCGCAGGCGCCAATCTGGCCGCCGCGCTGCTGGCCGCCGGCGTGCGGGTGTTCCGCCATACACCCGTTTCGGGCGCGCCGCGGGCGCCGTTCTGCATGATGGGCGCCTGTTTCGAATGCCTGGTGGAGACCGGCGGCGGCGTGCGCCAGGCCTGCATGCTGGAAGTGGAAGAGGGAATGAAAATTTCCCGCCCGCATGAAGCGGAGGCTGGCGATGCAACACTGTGA
- a CDS encoding NAD(P)/FAD-dependent oxidoreductase, with protein sequence MEADYAVIGGGVVGLSVAWGLLRRGKRVTVLDGDDGSFRASRGNFGLVWVQSKGMKQPRYASWSQQSAAAWAGFAAELEDSTGRSVGLQQNGGYDLHFSEETLYATVAQYDALKDKLGGNYPYEVLGRNALSREEPHIGPKVAGAILHHQDGHANPLRLLVSLADDVRRLGGTVLNGKTVTAVSKPDAFQVQCSDGTTVSAGKVVLSAGLGAMELGPKLGFKAPVRPQRGQVLITEKLPKLINRPSLIARQVDEGGIQIGATNEEVGLDDGVTQPGLSGLAAEAIAAYPALARAQLVRSWGALRILSPDGLPIYQQSPELPGAYLVTCHSGITLAAAHALFLPDWLEGTAAAPDLEVFSEDRFRVS encoded by the coding sequence ATGGAAGCAGATTATGCAGTGATCGGCGGCGGCGTTGTCGGCCTGTCGGTGGCCTGGGGGCTGCTGAGGCGCGGCAAGCGCGTCACGGTGCTGGACGGCGATGACGGATCGTTCCGGGCCAGCCGCGGCAACTTCGGCCTGGTCTGGGTGCAGTCCAAGGGCATGAAGCAGCCGCGCTATGCCAGCTGGAGCCAGCAGTCCGCAGCCGCCTGGGCTGGATTTGCCGCCGAGCTGGAAGACAGCACCGGCCGTTCCGTCGGGTTGCAGCAGAACGGCGGTTACGATCTGCATTTCTCCGAGGAAACGCTTTATGCCACCGTGGCGCAGTACGATGCGCTGAAGGACAAGCTGGGCGGCAACTACCCTTACGAGGTTTTGGGCCGCAACGCGCTCAGCCGCGAGGAGCCGCATATCGGCCCCAAGGTGGCAGGCGCGATCCTGCATCACCAGGACGGGCACGCAAATCCGCTGCGGCTGCTGGTCTCGCTGGCCGACGACGTGCGGCGGCTGGGCGGCACGGTCCTGAACGGCAAGACCGTCACCGCGGTCTCCAAACCGGATGCCTTTCAGGTTCAGTGCAGCGACGGCACCACGGTTTCGGCGGGCAAGGTTGTGCTCTCTGCCGGTCTCGGCGCGATGGAGCTGGGTCCCAAGCTGGGCTTCAAGGCGCCCGTTCGCCCGCAGCGCGGCCAAGTTCTGATCACCGAGAAATTGCCGAAACTGATCAACCGCCCGTCGCTGATTGCCCGCCAGGTGGATGAGGGCGGTATTCAGATCGGCGCCACCAACGAGGAGGTCGGGCTGGACGACGGGGTAACGCAGCCCGGTCTGTCGGGTCTCGCCGCCGAGGCAATTGCCGCCTATCCGGCGCTGGCCCGCGCGCAGCTGGTGCGCAGCTGGGGCGCGCTGCGCATCCTGTCGCCCGACGGCCTGCCGATCTATCAGCAAAGCCCGGAGCTGCCGGGCGCCTACCTGGTTACCTGCCACAGCGGCATTACCCTGGCCGCGGCCCATGCGCTGTTCCTGCCGGACTGGCTGGAAGGCACCGCGGCCGCCCCTGATCTGGAGGTGTTCAGTGAAGACCGATTCCGCGTTTCTTGA
- the dctP gene encoding TRAP transporter substrate-binding protein DctP, whose protein sequence is MKHFLTGTAAAALMSLAGFAQAADLKMSHVRPQDTTIDKELRAFADQVDEATGGDVSVSIFPASALGDYTTVQERISVGAIDMATQPAAAAVDRRMQISSFPYLAGNWAEARAIYGPDGPVRNVMAELYAKQDITMLAAYPVYFGGVALNTDPVSPGDPSQSNGIKVRVPGIKSFQLTGEALGYIPSPIPFSEAFTAIQTGVVDGVIGSGAEGYYASFRDVTKAYVPANTHFEVWYMIISNGSLAELDAEDQEALKTAAAGFEAQRWTVAEEDQGKWEQRLADDLGAKIVDLSDEELGAMAAKVRSDVWPVVLEDVGADWGQGILDQIGK, encoded by the coding sequence ATGAAACACTTTCTGACCGGCACCGCCGCCGCTGCCCTGATGTCGCTGGCGGGGTTTGCCCAGGCCGCCGACCTCAAGATGAGCCACGTGCGCCCGCAGGACACCACCATCGACAAGGAACTGCGCGCCTTTGCAGACCAAGTGGACGAGGCCACCGGCGGCGACGTGTCGGTCAGCATCTTCCCGGCTTCTGCTCTGGGCGATTACACCACCGTGCAGGAACGCATCAGCGTCGGCGCCATCGACATGGCCACCCAGCCTGCGGCTGCCGCGGTGGACCGCCGGATGCAGATCAGCTCCTTTCCCTACCTGGCCGGCAACTGGGCTGAGGCGCGTGCGATCTATGGCCCCGACGGCCCGGTGCGCAATGTGATGGCTGAGCTTTACGCCAAGCAGGACATCACCATGCTGGCGGCCTACCCGGTGTATTTCGGCGGTGTTGCGCTGAATACCGATCCGGTCAGCCCGGGCGACCCGTCGCAGTCCAACGGCATCAAGGTCCGGGTGCCCGGCATCAAAAGCTTCCAGCTGACCGGCGAGGCCTTGGGCTATATCCCGTCACCGATCCCCTTTTCCGAAGCCTTCACCGCGATCCAGACCGGCGTGGTTGACGGCGTCATCGGTTCCGGCGCCGAAGGCTACTATGCGTCGTTCCGCGATGTGACCAAGGCCTATGTGCCCGCCAACACCCACTTTGAAGTCTGGTACATGATCATCTCCAACGGCTCGCTGGCTGAATTGGATGCTGAGGATCAGGAGGCGCTGAAAACGGCCGCTGCCGGTTTCGAGGCGCAGCGCTGGACCGTCGCCGAAGAGGATCAGGGCAAATGGGAACAGCGGCTGGCAGATGACCTTGGCGCCAAGATTGTCGACCTGAGCGATGAGGAGCTGGGTGCGATGGCTGCAAAAGTGCGCAGCGACGTCTGGCCGGTGGTTCTGGAAGATGTCGGCGCCGACTGGGGCCAGGGCATTCTTGACCAGATCGGCAAGTAA
- a CDS encoding TRAP transporter large permease codes for MIEIALLAIAVLVLTLTLGVPLPYCFGASLMIMYFLGDVTMKGMMLWGSQQLGNPVLLAIPLFVLAGTIMSASGIAASLLNFVNAFIGHIRGGLGVVAAVSCAIIGAISGSGLTGIAAIGPLLIPEMEKRGYPREYATALIANSSILGLLIPPSVTMIVYGWVTDTSILACFLATLGPGLLIMFNFSAMNLWMSRKFDLVLDDTPSFSALAGDVAKKGFNATPALLMPVIILGGIYGGIMTPTEAAALSVIYALPVGFFIYKGLKWNSFLDAGKEAATAVGAIMVMILFSMILSQMFVYEGIPQQMVSAIFEITENKVLLLIFINILLFLVGMVVNDVTAIILIAPLLLPLMQAIGVTPVQFAAIMGVNTAMGGVTPPYASILYLGARIGNVKVTKVIPPAMILILTGYVPVVFLTSLWPDLSLFLPRFFGY; via the coding sequence ATGATCGAAATCGCCCTTCTTGCTATTGCCGTCCTGGTGCTGACGCTGACCCTTGGCGTGCCGCTGCCCTACTGCTTTGGCGCGTCCCTGATGATCATGTATTTCCTTGGTGATGTGACCATGAAAGGCATGATGCTGTGGGGCTCCCAGCAGCTGGGCAACCCGGTGCTGCTGGCCATTCCGCTGTTCGTGCTGGCGGGCACCATCATGTCGGCCAGCGGCATTGCGGCCTCTCTATTGAACTTCGTCAATGCCTTCATCGGCCATATCCGCGGCGGCCTGGGCGTTGTGGCTGCCGTCAGTTGCGCCATTATCGGCGCGATCTCCGGCTCAGGCCTGACCGGCATCGCCGCCATCGGCCCGCTGCTGATCCCCGAGATGGAAAAGCGCGGCTATCCGCGGGAATACGCCACTGCGCTGATCGCCAACTCGTCCATCCTGGGGCTGCTGATCCCGCCGTCGGTCACCATGATCGTCTATGGCTGGGTGACCGATACCTCGATCCTTGCCTGCTTTCTGGCGACCCTGGGGCCGGGCCTGCTGATCATGTTCAACTTCTCGGCCATGAACCTGTGGATGAGCCGCAAGTTCGACCTGGTGCTGGATGACACGCCCAGTTTCTCGGCGCTGGCGGGCGATGTTGCGAAAAAGGGCTTTAACGCCACCCCGGCGCTGCTGATGCCGGTGATCATCCTGGGCGGCATCTACGGCGGCATCATGACCCCGACCGAAGCCGCAGCACTGTCGGTGATCTATGCGCTGCCGGTCGGTTTCTTCATCTACAAGGGGTTGAAATGGAACAGCTTCCTGGATGCCGGCAAGGAGGCCGCAACTGCCGTCGGCGCGATCATGGTGATGATCCTGTTCTCGATGATCCTGAGCCAGATGTTCGTCTATGAAGGCATCCCGCAGCAGATGGTCAGCGCGATCTTTGAGATCACCGAGAACAAGGTGCTGCTGCTGATCTTCATCAACATCCTGCTGTTTCTGGTCGGCATGGTGGTGAATGACGTGACCGCCATCATCCTGATCGCGCCGCTTTTGCTGCCGCTGATGCAGGCGATCGGGGTCACCCCGGTGCAGTTCGCCGCGATCATGGGTGTGAACACCGCGATGGGCGGGGTGACGCCGCCCTATGCCTCGATCCTCTACCTTGGCGCGCGGATCGGCAATGTGAAGGTCACCAAGGTGATCCCGCCCGCAATGATCCTGATCCTGACAGGCTATGTGCCGGTGGTCTTCCTGACCTCGCTGTGGCCCGATCTGTCGCTCTTTCTGCCGCGTTTCTTCGGCTACTGA
- a CDS encoding TRAP transporter small permease: MDTFSKYLLTGLICLVALGQFVQVVTRYLLQIPVMGLEETMLYPTVWLYLLGAVNASREDTHIRANVLEIAIKTERGHTVLAIIGEVISLTVGLWLLSWAWEYTQYAWRVWKESPTLYLPTFFSEVALATGLALMMLYTAVHLLRHINDLRAGAAQ, encoded by the coding sequence ATGGACACATTTTCAAAATATCTGCTGACCGGGCTGATCTGCCTGGTGGCCCTGGGCCAGTTCGTCCAGGTGGTCACCCGCTATCTGCTGCAGATCCCGGTGATGGGGCTGGAGGAGACCATGCTCTACCCCACCGTCTGGCTCTATTTGCTTGGGGCTGTGAATGCCTCGCGCGAGGACACCCACATCCGTGCCAACGTGCTGGAAATCGCCATCAAGACAGAGCGCGGCCATACCGTGCTGGCGATCATCGGCGAGGTTATCAGCCTGACGGTCGGCCTGTGGCTGCTGAGCTGGGCGTGGGAGTACACCCAATACGCCTGGCGGGTCTGGAAGGAGAGCCCGACGCTTTACCTGCCGACATTCTTTTCCGAAGTGGCGCTGGCGACCGGACTGGCCCTGATGATGCTCTACACCGCGGTGCATTTGCTGCGCCATATCAATGACCTGCGCGCCGGAGCTGCACAATGA
- a CDS encoding LysR family transcriptional regulator — protein sequence MNFSIRQIFTFREVMRSGSISQAARTVGRTQPAVSTMISTLESELGFSLFVREQGKLIPTPEARFFLEECETVLERIERIERTVSKIRSQEAGKLRVACHPAAAGLFMPRILTDFLQGKDELEVSLIMRSSDVIEDLIASQQFDIGFAETPVPRPSVRQMDFDLECVCVLPADDPLAAAEEITPQDLDGQPMAALFDEHPLTARTEAAFHRGGCRFRKRLELRTWTPGLQFVAAGMCYMICDMITAYSCLQQRQTTADLVIRRFRPRISTGVSILTPGYTAQSLTSKAFTTRLCQSIESMQAQMNSSL from the coding sequence ATGAATTTCTCGATCCGCCAGATCTTCACCTTCCGCGAGGTCATGCGCAGCGGCTCCATCTCGCAGGCGGCGCGCACCGTCGGGCGCACCCAGCCCGCCGTCAGCACCATGATTTCGACGCTGGAGAGCGAGCTGGGCTTCAGCCTGTTTGTCCGCGAGCAGGGAAAACTGATCCCGACCCCGGAAGCCCGGTTCTTTCTGGAGGAATGCGAGACCGTCCTTGAACGCATCGAGCGGATCGAGCGCACGGTGAGCAAGATCCGCAGCCAAGAGGCCGGCAAGCTGCGCGTCGCTTGCCATCCGGCGGCGGCCGGGCTGTTCATGCCGCGGATTCTAACGGATTTTCTGCAAGGCAAGGATGAGCTGGAGGTCTCGCTGATCATGCGCTCGTCGGACGTAATCGAGGATCTGATTGCGTCACAGCAATTCGACATCGGATTTGCCGAAACACCGGTGCCGCGGCCCTCTGTCCGGCAGATGGATTTCGATCTCGAATGCGTCTGCGTGCTTCCAGCCGATGATCCGCTTGCGGCCGCCGAAGAGATTACACCGCAGGATCTGGACGGGCAGCCGATGGCGGCGCTGTTCGACGAGCACCCGCTGACGGCCCGGACAGAGGCGGCGTTTCACAGGGGCGGCTGCCGGTTCCGCAAACGGCTGGAGCTGCGCACCTGGACGCCGGGCCTGCAATTCGTTGCAGCGGGTATGTGCTACATGATTTGCGACATGATCACCGCCTACAGCTGCCTGCAGCAGCGCCAGACCACGGCCGACCTGGTGATTCGCCGGTTCCGCCCCCGGATCAGCACCGGTGTTTCGATCCTAACACCGGGCTACACGGCACAATCCCTGACCTCAAAGGCCTTCACAACCCGGCTTTGCCAGTCCATCGAAAGCATGCAGGCTCAAATGAACAGCAGCCTCTAG